One Micromonospora eburnea genomic region harbors:
- a CDS encoding helix-turn-helix domain-containing protein has translation MITVAGVVEAVGAALLKVVVPAKAAEVRDVTLAELDEASAGQSGDLVLGAGIATPDQALAVIERCAATAAAGLVLKPPLSVHPDVTSSAAARDLTLVELQSHGSWAQLVWLLRGVIDRAAAPGSPETGETGVYDELFALADATAAIVDAPVTIEDAQYRVLAYSSRQDRTDPARVSTIVGRRVPGDVIAHFRSRGVFRKLAKGSELIFVPQGPDGTLPRLVIPIRAGGELLGSIWAVVDGPVPDGRLRDLQGAASVLALHLLRLRVQADVARRVSADRLRAALRAPGRVGREELGLPAGPWRVVALEAHSGTAEMVHNLALWESITRRHGWRQPLIADVGDVLFAVVVDGGESPGSWLWMERLIHDVAAHEPGLRAASGSVAGELTDLPRSRAEAAELLALHGSARQRGSVLRFEDVWAEVVVHRVVTAVPQADLLVGGPLPVLVAHDRKHGTDYVATVAAWLEQQGDPRKAARQLHVHPNTLRHRMRRIAEVVPVDLDSPRTRLALQVQLAALRPGS, from the coding sequence GTGATCACCGTGGCTGGCGTGGTGGAGGCGGTCGGCGCCGCTCTGCTCAAGGTCGTCGTCCCCGCCAAAGCGGCGGAGGTGCGCGACGTGACCCTCGCCGAACTCGACGAGGCGTCGGCCGGCCAGAGCGGCGACCTCGTGCTCGGTGCCGGCATCGCGACCCCGGACCAGGCGCTCGCCGTCATCGAGCGCTGCGCGGCGACCGCGGCGGCCGGCCTCGTCCTCAAGCCCCCGCTCAGCGTGCATCCCGATGTGACCTCGTCCGCCGCCGCCCGTGACCTGACCCTGGTCGAGCTGCAGAGCCACGGGTCCTGGGCCCAACTGGTCTGGCTGCTCCGCGGGGTGATCGACCGGGCCGCCGCGCCAGGCTCGCCCGAGACCGGGGAAACCGGGGTGTACGACGAACTGTTCGCCCTGGCCGACGCGACCGCCGCCATCGTCGACGCGCCGGTGACGATCGAGGACGCCCAGTACCGGGTGCTCGCCTACTCGTCGCGGCAGGACCGCACCGACCCGGCCCGGGTCTCGACCATTGTCGGGCGTCGCGTCCCCGGTGACGTGATCGCGCACTTCCGTTCCCGTGGCGTGTTCCGCAAGCTCGCCAAGGGGAGCGAGCTGATCTTCGTGCCGCAGGGCCCGGACGGGACGCTGCCCCGGCTCGTGATCCCGATCCGCGCCGGCGGTGAGCTGCTCGGCTCGATCTGGGCCGTCGTCGACGGCCCGGTGCCGGACGGGCGCCTGCGTGATCTTCAGGGCGCGGCCTCGGTGCTGGCGCTGCACCTGCTCCGCCTCCGGGTGCAGGCCGATGTCGCGCGCCGGGTGTCCGCCGACCGCCTGCGGGCCGCCCTGCGAGCCCCCGGTCGGGTGGGACGGGAGGAACTGGGCCTGCCCGCCGGACCGTGGCGGGTCGTCGCGCTTGAGGCGCACAGCGGGACCGCGGAAATGGTGCACAACCTCGCCCTGTGGGAGTCGATCACCCGCCGTCACGGTTGGCGTCAGCCGCTGATCGCGGACGTCGGGGACGTCCTGTTCGCCGTCGTGGTCGACGGAGGCGAGTCACCCGGCTCCTGGCTCTGGATGGAGCGGCTGATCCACGACGTCGCCGCGCACGAGCCGGGCCTGCGGGCCGCCTCCGGCAGCGTCGCCGGAGAGTTGACCGACCTGCCACGTTCCCGCGCCGAGGCGGCGGAGCTGCTCGCGCTGCACGGCTCGGCCCGGCAGCGCGGATCGGTGCTGCGCTTCGAGGACGTCTGGGCCGAGGTGGTCGTACACCGGGTGGTCACCGCGGTGCCGCAGGCCGATCTGCTGGTCGGCGGACCGCTGCCCGTCCTGGTGGCCCACGACCGGAAGCACGGCACCGACTACGTCGCCACGGTCGCCGCCTGGCTGGAGCAACAGGGCGACCCGAGGAAGGCGGCCCGGCAATTGCACGTGCATCCCAACACGCTCCGACACCGGATGCGCCGCATCGCCGAGGTCGTGCCCGTCGACCTCGACTCGCCGCGTACCCGGCTGGCACTGCAGGTCCAGCTCGCGGCGCTGCGCCCCGGGTCCTGA
- a CDS encoding DMT family transporter — MVFILAIGAAMLLGVGSAVQQRVAFQAPDGLALRLGLLWHLARQRLWLLGLSATLLGGLLSGAALGQGSVVLVQPVLVLRLLFALSASALWSRRPLRRRDWGVAMAVTMGMVAFLVAGHPGTGNPEGVPPWDWAVAAAGIGTLTLLLVRSARRLRPAQEAPMLAIGAGMLYGLQSALTQSAVHRLSTHGLLGLLTSWQPYTVFMIGLIGTLLAQSAFDLAPLSVSYPPLAAAEPLSGIAIGIGVLGGTLRLTPGALAVEITGLIVMTLAVYLLAASPHIVGHHLDPVSDPPEDAP, encoded by the coding sequence GTGGTCTTCATCCTGGCAATCGGTGCCGCCATGCTGCTCGGCGTCGGCTCGGCCGTGCAGCAGCGGGTCGCCTTCCAGGCCCCGGACGGCCTGGCGCTGCGCTTGGGGCTGTTGTGGCATCTCGCCCGGCAGCGGCTGTGGCTGTTGGGACTCTCGGCGACGCTGCTGGGCGGCCTGCTCAGCGGCGCCGCACTGGGGCAGGGTTCGGTCGTGCTGGTGCAGCCCGTCCTGGTGCTGCGCCTGCTGTTCGCCCTGTCGGCCTCGGCGCTGTGGTCCCGGCGTCCGCTCCGACGGCGGGACTGGGGGGTCGCGATGGCGGTCACCATGGGCATGGTCGCCTTCCTGGTGGCGGGTCATCCCGGGACCGGCAACCCCGAGGGGGTGCCACCCTGGGACTGGGCGGTGGCCGCGGCCGGTATCGGCACGCTGACCCTGCTGCTCGTACGCTCCGCGCGCCGGCTGCGACCCGCGCAGGAGGCGCCGATGCTGGCGATCGGGGCAGGCATGCTCTACGGGCTCCAGTCCGCCCTGACCCAGTCGGCCGTGCACCGACTGTCCACCCACGGGCTGCTGGGGCTGCTGACCAGCTGGCAGCCGTACACGGTGTTCATGATCGGACTGATCGGTACCCTGCTCGCGCAGAGCGCGTTCGACCTCGCTCCGCTGTCGGTCTCGTACCCGCCCCTGGCCGCGGCCGAGCCGCTCTCCGGTATCGCGATCGGGATCGGCGTGCTCGGCGGGACGCTGCGACTGACGCCGGGGGCGCTCGCCGTCGAGATCACCGGCCTGATCGTGATGACGCTCGCGGTGTACCTGCTGGCCGCGTCCCCACACATCGTCGGCCACCACCTCGACCCGGTGAGCGATCCTCCCGAGGACGCCCCGTAG
- a CDS encoding tetratricopeptide repeat protein, protein MTASDFGVDPTTVSCPEQYVALLRQLRDQSGLAYRTIARRAERNGDVLPASTLATMLGRSTLPRRDLVVALLRACDVPDDRAVLWLRAWARLSAARPTGRGAGRRRSADPGDDNAAPASRSVAPPDPVGPAPASPRASPVLRLVAGTGVPRSDLGWPGQARVAGAGAPDPGRERVSHTLPWPAPAQAPSDGSRPPVPFQLPPAPPILLGRDAEARRLIAETAHDGVVCVVAGAGGLGKSALALHVAHQIAARYDGGCLYADLHGATAGIAPAAPADVLARFLRALGVPTTPASLDEASALFRTWAADRGVLVVLDNAASAAQVRPLLVSGPECATLVTSRWMLADLDATVRLRLDPLPDEAALALFGRLGGAQRVAAEPDAAAQVVRNCDGFPLALRIIGARAAARPDAPLSGLAERMNDEGRRLDVLEVGDLSVRASLHLGYQAFGDGPQDEHRTAARLFRLAALPDWADATAYGCAALAGLPVPVAERALDALVDAHLLESAGDGRYRFHDIVRLYARERAHEIDEAADREAALSRLTGWLFATTAAAARLLYPQERLPFAALDDPTGQPGQPLTGTADAWGWFEREHTNLLMIARQQVASGQTLAAVQHLAIVVVKFIDYSGYAAEQQQFGQLAVEAAQRLGDRSGTALALNIVAVALLRQGRLDEAIPLLERNLAVQRELGDRTREAACLNNLGNALRDKGDLDSALRNLQAALAIRRELGDRYKEASVLDNLALVHQRRGEFRQAVAHHRAGLAIAADGTDPLWHAQALVNFAETSLLADDHEAAIARAAESLEICRRYRHQRGIGLALRVLGDAYARLGRPTEARRHWREALDRLDGLDRDACAKLRAALGDDGPTDRVCSP, encoded by the coding sequence ATGACGGCCTCCGACTTCGGCGTCGACCCCACCACCGTGTCCTGCCCCGAGCAGTACGTCGCGCTGCTGCGCCAGCTGCGCGACCAGTCCGGCCTCGCCTACCGTACGATCGCTCGCCGGGCAGAACGCAACGGTGACGTCCTGCCCGCCAGCACCCTGGCCACCATGCTGGGCCGATCGACGCTCCCCCGTCGCGATCTGGTGGTGGCGCTGCTGCGGGCGTGCGACGTACCGGACGATCGGGCGGTGCTCTGGTTGCGGGCATGGGCCCGGCTGTCCGCCGCGCGCCCTACGGGCCGTGGTGCCGGTCGGCGCCGGTCCGCCGACCCCGGAGACGACAACGCCGCCCCGGCGAGCCGGAGCGTGGCCCCGCCCGACCCCGTGGGCCCGGCGCCGGCATCCCCCCGCGCGTCCCCGGTGCTGCGGTTGGTGGCCGGCACCGGCGTACCTCGAAGCGACCTCGGCTGGCCCGGCCAGGCGCGCGTCGCCGGGGCCGGCGCGCCCGACCCGGGGCGCGAGCGGGTGTCGCACACGCTGCCGTGGCCGGCCCCCGCTCAGGCCCCGAGCGACGGCAGCCGGCCGCCCGTGCCGTTCCAGCTGCCGCCGGCACCGCCCATCCTCCTCGGACGGGACGCGGAGGCCCGTCGCCTGATCGCCGAGACCGCCCACGACGGCGTCGTGTGCGTCGTCGCGGGCGCCGGCGGGCTCGGCAAGTCGGCCCTCGCCCTGCACGTCGCGCACCAGATCGCGGCCCGGTACGACGGCGGCTGCCTCTACGCCGACCTGCACGGAGCCACCGCCGGAATCGCGCCGGCGGCGCCGGCCGACGTGCTGGCCCGGTTCCTGCGCGCGCTGGGCGTGCCGACCACGCCCGCCTCCCTGGACGAGGCGAGTGCCCTGTTCCGCACCTGGGCCGCCGACCGTGGCGTGCTCGTCGTCCTCGACAACGCCGCCTCCGCCGCGCAGGTCCGCCCACTCCTGGTCAGCGGCCCGGAGTGCGCGACGCTGGTGACCAGCCGGTGGATGCTCGCCGATCTCGACGCCACCGTCCGGCTCCGGCTCGACCCGCTGCCGGACGAGGCGGCCCTCGCCCTGTTCGGCCGGCTCGGTGGCGCGCAACGCGTCGCCGCGGAGCCGGATGCCGCGGCCCAGGTCGTCCGGAACTGTGACGGGTTTCCCCTGGCCCTGCGGATCATCGGGGCACGTGCCGCGGCGCGGCCCGACGCGCCGCTCAGCGGCCTCGCCGAGCGGATGAACGACGAGGGACGCCGGCTGGACGTGCTGGAGGTGGGAGACCTTTCCGTGCGGGCCAGCCTGCACCTCGGCTACCAGGCGTTCGGCGACGGGCCGCAGGACGAGCACCGCACCGCCGCCCGGCTCTTCCGCCTCGCGGCGCTGCCCGACTGGGCCGACGCCACCGCGTACGGCTGTGCGGCGCTCGCGGGCCTGCCGGTGCCGGTCGCCGAGCGGGCACTCGACGCCTTGGTCGACGCGCACCTGCTCGAGTCGGCCGGCGACGGTCGGTACCGGTTCCACGACATCGTCCGGCTCTACGCCCGGGAGCGGGCCCACGAGATCGACGAGGCCGCTGACCGGGAGGCGGCGTTGAGCCGCCTGACCGGGTGGCTGTTCGCCACCACCGCCGCGGCCGCGCGGCTGCTCTATCCGCAGGAGCGGCTGCCGTTCGCCGCCCTGGACGACCCCACCGGGCAGCCGGGCCAACCGTTGACCGGCACGGCGGACGCCTGGGGCTGGTTCGAGCGCGAGCACACCAACCTGCTGATGATCGCACGGCAGCAGGTGGCGAGCGGGCAGACGCTGGCCGCGGTGCAGCACCTCGCCATCGTGGTCGTCAAGTTCATCGACTACTCCGGGTACGCGGCAGAGCAGCAACAGTTCGGCCAGCTCGCGGTCGAGGCGGCGCAGCGGTTGGGTGACCGGTCGGGCACGGCGCTGGCGTTGAACATCGTGGCCGTGGCGTTGCTGCGGCAGGGCCGGCTCGACGAGGCGATCCCGCTGCTGGAGCGGAACCTCGCCGTGCAGCGCGAGCTGGGCGACCGGACGCGGGAGGCGGCCTGCCTCAACAACCTCGGCAACGCGCTGCGCGACAAGGGCGACCTCGACAGCGCGCTGCGGAACCTGCAGGCGGCCCTCGCGATCCGGCGTGAACTCGGCGATCGTTACAAGGAGGCCAGCGTCCTCGACAACCTCGCGCTGGTGCACCAGCGCCGGGGCGAGTTCCGGCAGGCCGTCGCGCACCACCGGGCGGGGCTGGCGATCGCCGCCGACGGCACGGATCCGCTGTGGCACGCCCAGGCGCTGGTCAATTTCGCCGAGACGTCGCTGCTGGCCGACGATCACGAGGCGGCGATCGCGCGGGCCGCCGAGTCGTTGGAGATCTGCCGGCGGTACCGGCACCAGCGCGGCATCGGCCTGGCGCTGCGGGTGTTGGGCGACGCGTACGCGCGACTCGGCCGCCCGACCGAGGCCCGCCGGCACTGGCGGGAGGCGCTGGACCGGCTGGACGGCCTGGACCGGGATGCCTGCGCCAAGCTACGGGCGGCGCTCGGCGACGACGGCCCGACGGACCGGGTGTGCTCGCCCTGA
- a CDS encoding ion transporter codes for MKNTSQTSPRRLAEACEALVAASWFSLASFVVVIVNAMALGLETYGRLVAVAGASLRAVEYACLACFVLELLVRFGAHLDAPFGFFRDRWNVFDLVIVAAPLLPGVRENVTVLRLLRLARIARAFRLFPSLRVILVGIRRSLPGLGSFLLVTALLLYGYAILGWILFGTAYPERYGTVGQAMLTLFLLLSLDGITDTLQAGREVTDWAVLYYVSYMVAACYLLTNLLVGLVLTALQEAHQDERAAAERTARPDPPDEQPEPSVREQLARLHAMLDDLERRLPEVRADQLDRPPSARGRVTSRRRSSKRRSVKSAAGR; via the coding sequence ATGAAGAACACTTCCCAGACCTCACCACGCCGGCTGGCCGAGGCGTGCGAGGCGTTGGTGGCCGCCTCCTGGTTCAGCCTCGCCAGCTTCGTGGTGGTCATCGTCAACGCGATGGCGCTCGGGCTGGAGACGTACGGTCGGCTGGTCGCCGTGGCCGGCGCCTCGCTGCGGGCGGTGGAGTACGCCTGCCTGGCCTGTTTCGTGCTGGAGCTGCTCGTCCGGTTCGGGGCCCACCTGGACGCCCCGTTCGGCTTCTTCCGGGACCGCTGGAACGTGTTCGACCTGGTGATCGTCGCCGCGCCCCTGCTGCCCGGCGTTCGGGAGAACGTCACGGTGCTGCGGCTGTTGCGGCTGGCCCGCATCGCCCGTGCGTTCCGGCTCTTCCCCAGCCTGCGGGTGATTCTCGTCGGTATCCGGCGCAGCCTCCCCGGCCTCGGCAGCTTCCTGCTGGTCACCGCCCTGTTGCTGTACGGGTATGCGATCCTCGGCTGGATCCTGTTCGGCACCGCCTATCCGGAGCGGTACGGCACCGTCGGGCAGGCGATGCTGACGCTGTTCCTGTTGCTGTCGTTGGACGGCATCACCGACACGTTGCAGGCCGGCCGCGAGGTGACCGACTGGGCGGTGCTCTACTACGTCTCCTACATGGTCGCCGCCTGCTACCTGCTGACCAACCTGCTCGTCGGGCTGGTGCTCACCGCACTGCAGGAGGCGCACCAGGACGAGCGCGCCGCAGCGGAGCGGACCGCCCGGCCGGACCCTCCGGACGAGCAGCCCGAGCCGTCGGTACGGGAACAACTCGCCCGGCTGCACGCGATGCTCGACGACCTGGAGCGGCGGTTGCCGGAGGTCCGCGCCGACCAACTGGACCGCCCTCCCTCGGCCCGGGGTCGGGTCACCAGCCGGCGTCGGTCGTCGAAGCGCAGGTCGGTGAAGTCGGCGGCCGGCCGCTGA
- a CDS encoding DUF305 domain-containing protein: MISAVIATVAVGSGVAVALWPDSDPPYRPPVSHVVQPGAPGQPGRSLSASELSQVSPPGFTAADTLFIEGMIPHHAQALEMTALLQGRTTNPDVTLLAKRIDVSQRDEIARMQRWLDERGVPSVGPHTGHAGHELMPGMLTGEQFDQLKKARGAEFDRLFLTFMIGHHQGALKMVEELYATGGGLEPASDQFAREVNADQSIEIQRMQEMLAKLR, from the coding sequence ATGATTTCAGCTGTCATCGCCACCGTGGCCGTTGGCTCGGGAGTGGCCGTCGCCCTCTGGCCCGACAGCGATCCGCCGTACCGTCCACCGGTTTCGCACGTGGTCCAGCCGGGCGCCCCCGGCCAACCGGGCAGGTCCCTGTCGGCCAGCGAGCTGTCCCAGGTCTCGCCGCCCGGGTTCACCGCGGCCGACACCCTGTTCATCGAGGGGATGATCCCGCACCACGCCCAGGCGCTGGAGATGACCGCGCTTCTTCAGGGGCGTACCACCAACCCGGACGTGACCCTGCTCGCCAAGCGGATCGACGTCTCGCAGCGTGACGAGATCGCGCGGATGCAGCGGTGGCTCGACGAGCGGGGCGTGCCGAGCGTGGGGCCGCACACCGGCCACGCCGGGCACGAGCTCATGCCGGGAATGCTCACCGGCGAGCAGTTCGACCAGCTCAAGAAGGCGCGCGGCGCGGAGTTCGACCGGCTGTTCCTCACCTTCATGATCGGCCACCACCAGGGGGCGCTCAAGATGGTGGAGGAACTCTACGCGACCGGTGGCGGGCTGGAGCCGGCCAGCGACCAGTTCGCCCGTGAGGTCAACGCCGACCAGAGCATCGAGATCCAGCGGATGCAGGAGATGCTGGCCAAGCTGCGCTGA
- a CDS encoding LVIVD repeat-containing protein, with amino-acid sequence MAAGILMVGVLPGTASAAEPDPRIGLGAGWLDAESAISNLEHVAHRDKPAGMGDPTNPGNGGFYNSDLGFGGKYAFTGNYNGFNIIDVSKPTDPQLVTSVVCPGGQGDISVHNNLVFMSVEESRGRVDCGTNANVGTRFQGVRIFDASDVRNPVQVAAVQLCRGSHTHTVVTDPKDPDNIYIYVSGTTSVRPATTMEGCNNNAADGDNPSRWRIEVIKVPVAAPEQAAVVNEPRLFTDPATGRIDGLQNGPQTPRHPSGSTWSPTPNTNACHDITAYPEIGLAAGACQGNGILIDISDPANPRRIDEVSDPNFAYWHSATFNNDGTKVIFTDEWGGGSGARCRDTDLPEWGANAIFDIVDRKMKFASYYKLPVPQSLQENCVAHNGSLIPVPGRDIMMQAWYQGGISVFDFTDSAHPQEIAYFDRGPVNPNSLVLAGFWSAYWYNGALYGNEIARGFDVFKLTPSQYLSEAEIKAASEVQLGQFNAQGQPKITWTPSFALARAYYDQAVRADAIGHPLKSQVDMFLERAEGFAAEGKRSAAAAQLRALSNKLGAPEHQQLKKAVLDLADSL; translated from the coding sequence GTGGCCGCAGGGATCCTCATGGTCGGCGTACTGCCCGGCACGGCGTCGGCGGCTGAGCCCGATCCGCGCATCGGGCTCGGCGCCGGCTGGCTCGACGCGGAGTCGGCGATCAGCAACCTCGAGCATGTCGCCCACCGCGACAAGCCGGCGGGGATGGGCGACCCGACGAACCCCGGCAACGGCGGGTTCTACAACTCGGACCTCGGCTTCGGCGGCAAGTACGCGTTCACGGGTAACTACAACGGCTTCAACATCATCGACGTCTCCAAGCCCACCGACCCGCAGTTGGTCACCAGCGTTGTCTGCCCCGGCGGGCAGGGCGACATCTCGGTCCACAACAACCTGGTCTTCATGTCGGTCGAGGAGAGCCGCGGACGGGTCGACTGCGGCACGAACGCCAATGTCGGCACTCGGTTCCAGGGCGTCCGGATCTTCGACGCCAGCGACGTGCGCAACCCGGTGCAGGTCGCGGCCGTTCAGCTCTGCCGCGGCTCGCACACGCACACCGTGGTGACCGACCCGAAGGACCCGGACAACATCTACATCTACGTCTCGGGCACGACCTCGGTGCGCCCGGCGACGACGATGGAGGGCTGCAACAACAACGCCGCGGACGGCGACAACCCGTCGCGGTGGCGGATCGAGGTCATCAAGGTGCCGGTGGCGGCGCCTGAGCAGGCCGCCGTGGTGAACGAGCCGCGGCTGTTCACCGACCCGGCGACCGGCCGGATCGACGGTCTGCAGAACGGGCCCCAGACGCCCCGGCACCCGTCCGGGTCGACCTGGTCGCCCACGCCGAACACCAACGCCTGCCACGACATCACCGCGTACCCCGAGATCGGGCTGGCCGCCGGCGCCTGCCAGGGCAACGGCATCCTGATCGACATCTCGGACCCGGCGAACCCCCGCCGGATCGACGAGGTGTCCGACCCGAACTTCGCGTACTGGCACTCGGCGACGTTCAACAACGACGGCACCAAGGTCATCTTCACCGACGAGTGGGGCGGTGGTAGCGGTGCTCGCTGCCGCGACACCGACCTGCCGGAGTGGGGCGCGAACGCGATCTTCGACATCGTCGACCGGAAGATGAAGTTCGCCAGCTACTACAAGCTGCCGGTTCCGCAGTCGCTGCAGGAGAACTGCGTCGCGCACAACGGCTCGCTGATCCCGGTGCCCGGCCGCGACATCATGATGCAGGCCTGGTACCAGGGCGGCATCTCGGTGTTCGACTTCACCGACTCGGCCCACCCGCAGGAGATCGCGTACTTCGACCGTGGACCGGTCAACCCGAACTCGCTCGTGCTCGCCGGGTTCTGGTCGGCGTACTGGTACAACGGCGCCCTCTACGGCAACGAGATCGCCCGCGGCTTCGACGTGTTCAAGCTGACGCCCAGCCAGTACCTGTCCGAGGCGGAGATCAAGGCCGCGTCGGAGGTTCAGCTCGGCCAGTTCAACGCCCAGGGCCAGCCGAAGATCACCTGGACGCCGAGCTTCGCGCTCGCGCGTGCGTACTACGACCAGGCGGTGCGGGCCGACGCCATCGGCCACCCGCTGAAGTCCCAGGTCGACATGTTCCTGGAGCGGGCCGAGGGCTTCGCGGCTGAGGGCAAGCGGTCCGCCGCCGCCGCGCAGCTGCGGGCGCTGTCCAACAAGCTGGGCGCGCCGGAGCACCAGCAGCTGAAGAAGGCGGTCCTGGACCTGGCGGACTCGCTCTGA